In Blastococcus saxobsidens DD2, the genomic stretch CGCTCGTCGTGTCCATCCCGATCCTGGTGCTCGGCTTCCTCGCCCAGTTCGTGTTCGGCCTGAAGCTGGGCTGGTTCCCCATCGCCGGCATCGGTGAGGGCTGGTACAGCTACCTGTTGCCCGGCCTGGTGCTCGCCGCCGGATCCGTCGCCTACGTCGCCCGGCTGACCCGTACCAGCATGTCCGAGAACCTGCGCGCCGACTACGTCCGGACGGCGAAGGCGAAGGGCCTGACGCCGCGGACGGTCGTCGTCCGCCACACCCTCCGGAACAGCCTGATCCCGGTCATCACCTTCATCGGCGCCGACGTCGGGACGCTGATGGGCGGAGCCATCGTCACCGAGGGCATCTTCAACATCCCCGGGCTGGGGCGGGCGATCTTCGAAGCCATCCTCGCCCAGGAGGGCGCGGTCGTCGTCGGCATCGTGACCCTGCTGGTCTTCTTCTTCATCTTCTTCAACCTGGTCGTGGACGTCCTGTACGCCGTCCTCGACCCGAGGATCCGTTATGACTGAGCAGCGTCCGGAGCAGGCGCAACTGGGCCACGAGGAAGTGGGCGCCGGCGCC encodes the following:
- a CDS encoding ABC transporter permease — encoded protein: MGRYIARRLLLTIPVMFGATFLIFAMVYALPGDPIRALGGDRPLAPAVIAQLREDFNLNDPLLVQYYKYVVDLFQLDFGTDFRGRPVLDTIEQRLPVTAKLTLVAVVFEILIGVVAGVLAGIRRNGYFDNLVLVSTTLVVSIPILVLGFLAQFVFGLKLGWFPIAGIGEGWYSYLLPGLVLAAGSVAYVARLTRTSMSENLRADYVRTAKAKGLTPRTVVVRHTLRNSLIPVITFIGADVGTLMGGAIVTEGIFNIPGLGRAIFEAILAQEGAVVVGIVTLLVFFFIFFNLVVDVLYAVLDPRIRYD